The DNA segment CTCCTCTACTGGCAGCAAAATTTCCGGGGTGCTCTCCATTCTTGGCAGTGAATCCAAAAGCTCATCAAGTGTCTGTTCGCGCAGGGCCATAATCTCCAGTATGCGCGCGGCCGCATACATACCGTCGTCAAATCCAAACCAGCGATCCCTGATGAAAATATGTCCCGACAGTTCGCCGCCCAGAATGGCTTTGGTTTCCAGCATTTTGGTTTTCATTGGTGCGTGGCCGGTTTTCCACATCACCGGGCGGCCGCCATACTGGCTGACCAGTTGCGCAAGGCTGCGGCTGCTTTTTACATCGAAAACGATAGGCTCCCCGGGGTGGCGACCGAGAATATCCCGCGCCAACAGCATTACCAACTGATCTGCCCAGGCGATGCGCCCACTGCGTGAGACCAGGGTAACCCTATCGCCATCACCATCGAGCGCGACACCGAGATCAGCACCGCACTCTGCCACCCTGTCGATCAGGGCCTGCAGATTTTCCGGCCGGGAAGGGTCCGGCGGATGATTGGGAAAATTTCCATCCACTTCACAAAAAATAGGGGTCACGGCACAGCCCAGTTGCTCAAACAGTCGCGGCGCCAGAACGGAAGCAGCACCGTTACCGGCATCCACAACCAGATGTGGCTGCCCTGCAAGGGCGACATTATTCAGAATCTCGTCAATGTATTTGTCTTTGATTTCCTGTGCACGATTACTGCCCTCACCCTGCTTGAAAGGACCTTTCTGTATCAGTTGATACAGCCCCTGTAGTTTTTCCTCGGCCAGTGGGCGCCCTTTCAGGACGATTTTAAATCCATTGTCCTCTGCGGGATTGTGACTCGCAGTTACTATAACGCCACTGTTGGTATTTTTTCCCTTTGCGCAGGCGTAATAAAGTAGGGGCGAGGGTATTAGCCCCAGGTTAATACTGTTGCAACCACTGTCGAGAATACCTTCCATCAGGCAGTTGCCCAGCAGTTCACTGCTATTGCGGCCGTCGCGTCCGACCAGCAGAATAGATTCGCCAGCGTGTTGTGCCAGGGTTCCCAGAGCGCGCCCCAGTTGGTAGGCGAAAGGCTCATTGATTTCCTCGCCGGCAATACCGCGAATATCGTAGGCACGAAACACATGTTGTGGACAGTTGATGCCCGGGTTCAGCCCGGAACGGTCCATCGCCACTGCAGGTTGTTTGCCAGCTGTGTTGTTTTCCCCATCTTGCCGGGAGACATCTGCAACAATACTCGGTGCTGAAGCGAGGCCCTGGGGCATCGCACTCTCCTCCTGTAAGACATCCTCAGCCGACACGGAAGTTCCCGATCCACCTTTTGTACCATTGTCCCTGCGCTCCCAGGGCGCTTTGGTCCCCTTGGGGAGGAACGCCACCAGTAATACCAGAGAAATCAGTGTGCCTGCGCCGGCACCGAGATAAATCCAGAGTGCCGGCAGACTGTGCCGATGTGTGAAGCTGTCTGAGGGGCTAAACTGAACACGCAGATAGCTGTCCTGAAGATTGACCCTAGTGGCATGCCCCACTCCCTGACCACTGCGCCACAGTATCTGTGCCGGTGCATCGGGAAATTTCTGAATCAGCTGGATTTGCCCCTGGCTCCTGTCGAGTTTGTTCAGGGCATTTTCCAGGATGGCGAAAGGCTGGGAGATCAGTAGCTGCGCTCCCTGCAGATTCAGCACATTGTGCAGCTGCCAGCTGTTATCCTTGCCGGTGCGCAGTATTTCCAAGGGTGGCAGCGATTCGGTTTGGCCGCGTTTGAGCAGGTCCACCAGGGCGAAATTAAGGGTTGGATTTGCACCTGCACCCACTTGAATCTGTTGCTCAGTAAAAACCTGTACAGAAGACCCCTCGGGTAGTTGCGCAGTTTTCAGCTGTGTGAAAGCCGGTATTTCTGCAGCGCGGACTGCTTGCAGGCGTCGAGAGCGCTCGCTCAATTGTTGCTGAACTATCTGGGCAAACGTTTCTCCCTGTTGTTGTGCCTCCTGCCTTACCTGGTTCTGGTTGTAGGGATCCACAACGTATTCCATCAGTAAATAGGCACCGCCAAGCCAGGTGGCAGCGGCCAGTAGTGATGGCAAGAGCAGTCCCTTGTGCAGGCGCACACGTCGATGGTCTTTGTTGTTGGAAACCACGAATTTTCCTGTTGTAACGGTTACTGATGTTGTGCTTTGGCCGCGATGATTTCTATTAATTGTTTGGCCAAACTGGTCTTTAACGTCAGAGGCAAACTTTGACAGCCATCGCGGTCTATGACTGTGACCGCGTTTTGATCGCTGTCAAAACCGCCGTCTGCACGGCTAACATCATTGGCAATAATCATATCGAGGTTTTTGCGCTGCAGCTTGCTTTGCGCATACTGTGTCACCCGCTGGGTTTCCGCAGCGAAACCCACGGTGAAGGGGCGCCGTGTGGTGCGCGCTGCGATGCCCGCGATGATATCGGGATTTTTTACCAGGGCTATCGAGCTCTCGTCGTGACAGTCCTGCTTTTTAAGTTTTTGCCCGGCTGCGGTTGCCGGGCGAAAATCCGCTACTGCAGCAGCGCCGATAAAAATATCGCAGAGATCGGCCGCGCGCTCGGCGGCATCGCGCATTTCCCGGGCATCGACAACATCGATGCGCTTTACCTGTGCCGGGGTACTGAGACTCACAGGTCCCGAGATCAGTGTCACCTGTGCGCCGGCCCGCCGGGCCGCCGCGGCGAGGGCAAAACCCATTTTACCGGAACTGTGATTGCTGAGGTAGCGGACCGGGTCCAGAGCTTCACGGGTGGGACCTGAGGTGACCACCACTTTTTTTCCGTTCAGGCAGTCGCTGCTGGTGTACAGGCACTCTGCCTGTTGTGCCAGTTCCTCCGGCTCCAGCATACGCCCGGGTCCCACATCGCCGCAGGCCTGGCTGCCGCCCGCCGGGCCCCAGAACAGCACACCACGCTTGCGCAGGGTTTGCGCATTGGCCACAGTGGCGGGGTGGCGCCACATGGCCTGGTTCATGGCGGGCGCCAGCGCAAGCGGCGACTCGCTGGCCAGACACAGGGTGGTGAGCAAGTCATCCGCCATGCCACAGGCAAGCTTGGCCATGACCTGGGCGCTGGCGGGGGCGATGAGGGTCAGTTCGGCCCATCTGGCCAATTCTATATGCCCCATGGCCGCCTCCGCTGCCGGATCCAGCAGATCGGTGTGCACCGGATTGCCGGACAGGGCCTGATAGGTCAGCGGTTGCACAAATTCACGGGCTCCGGCACTCATGACCACCCTCACCGCAGCACCGCGCTCCCTGAGGCGGCGCACCAGGTCGGCACTCTTGTAGGCGGCGATACCGCCGCTGATACCCAGGACTATGTGTTTGTCGGCCAGGGAGGACATAGGTGCAGTTCCCGAATTGCTACAAGGAGGTAAGATTAGCATTGATGCCTCTGTTCATATAAGACAGGATTCAGGCATTCACTGAAATGCGGCTAGTGGCGGGGAATGAGGCGCTGTGGTGGAAAGGTCGGGGGGCAAAGGTGAAAATCAAGGATTGGCCCAAGGCTGAGAGGCCGAGGGAAAAGCTGTTGGCGCGAGGTGCCGGGGCACTATCGGATGCGGAGCTACTGGCCATTTTTCTGCGCGTGGGATTGCCGGGGGTTTCAGCGGTGGATATGGCACGCAGGCTGCTGGGTGAATTTGGCGGCTTGCGTGCGCTGCTGGAGGTGGACCGGGACCGGTTCTGCCGCGCACGGGGACTGGGCAATGCCAAGTTTGCCCAGTTGCAGGCGGCGCTGGAAATGGCGCGGCGGCACCTGGCAGAGACCGTCCAGCTGGGCAGTGCCCTGGGTAGCCCTGCGGCATTGCGGGATTATCTGGCCATGCAGCTGCGCCATCGCCGCCGCGAGGTTTTCTGCTGTCTCTATCTGAATAACCGACGCCGGGTCATTGCCTTCGAAGAGCTGTTTGAAGGGACGCTCAACGCCGCGAATGTGTATCCCCGCGAGGTGGTACAGGCCGCACTCTACCGGGATGCTGCAGCGGTAATTTTGGCGCACAATCATCCGTCCGGTTCCTGTGAGCCCAGCCAGGCGGATATCTGGATTACCGAGCGCCTGGTTCAGGCACTGCAGCTGTTCGATATCCCGGTGCTCGACCATATGATTATCGGCGAGGGCGAGGCGCTGTCCTTTGCCGAACAGGGGCTGCTGTAGAGCGTGGCTGCCAAGCGGTATTGACAGGCTGTACAAAACTTGCCCCCTCCGGGCTCTTTTGGTATAAAACGCCGCTCTTTGCGGCCGGGCCGGATTCTGAATAGGTTCCGCCGCCATCCAGGAACCGGATTAGAATCCCGATTTGTAGATTCCCTCAGCGCCTTCCTCTTCAGGGGGGATCTGTGGGTACAAGCGTATTGAAGAGGCCAACAGATGTCTAAGGTATGTCAGGTAACCGGTAAACGACCGGTCACCGGAAACAATGTATCCCACGCCAAGAATCGCACCAAGCGCCGCTTTGTGCCAAACCTGCACAGCCATCGTTTCTGGGTGGAATCCGAGAAGCGCTTCGTGAAACTGCGTGTATCTGCAAAGGGCATGCGTGTTATCGACAAGAAAGGGATCGACGCTGTTCTGACGGAGCTGCGTACCCGCGGCGAGAAAGTGTAACGGCTGTAGCCCAACAAACCGATTGGAGAGAGAGCAATGCGCGAGAAGATCCGCCTGAATTCCAGCGCCGGTACCGGCCACTTTTATACGACTACCAAGAACAAACGCAACATGCCTGAGAAAATGGAGATCAAAAAGTACGATCCCGTTGTACGCAAGCATGTTATGTACAAGGAAGGCAAAATCAAGTGACTGCCACTTGCTTAGCCTGTAAAAAGCCCGGCGAGCCACCGGGTTTTTTTGTATCTGCGGATTCGATGCGGCGGCCCTGAGGGTCCGCAAAATCAGACAATGCCAGAACTGCCGGAAGTAGAAACCACGCGTTTGGGTCTGCAGTCCCACCTGGAGGGCCGCCGGATACGCTCTGCCAAGGT comes from the Microbulbifer sp. MI-G genome and includes:
- a CDS encoding phosphomannomutase/phosphoglucomutase, with the translated sequence MVSNNKDHRRVRLHKGLLLPSLLAAATWLGGAYLLMEYVVDPYNQNQVRQEAQQQGETFAQIVQQQLSERSRRLQAVRAAEIPAFTQLKTAQLPEGSSVQVFTEQQIQVGAGANPTLNFALVDLLKRGQTESLPPLEILRTGKDNSWQLHNVLNLQGAQLLISQPFAILENALNKLDRSQGQIQLIQKFPDAPAQILWRSGQGVGHATRVNLQDSYLRVQFSPSDSFTHRHSLPALWIYLGAGAGTLISLVLLVAFLPKGTKAPWERRDNGTKGGSGTSVSAEDVLQEESAMPQGLASAPSIVADVSRQDGENNTAGKQPAVAMDRSGLNPGINCPQHVFRAYDIRGIAGEEINEPFAYQLGRALGTLAQHAGESILLVGRDGRNSSELLGNCLMEGILDSGCNSINLGLIPSPLLYYACAKGKNTNSGVIVTASHNPAEDNGFKIVLKGRPLAEEKLQGLYQLIQKGPFKQGEGSNRAQEIKDKYIDEILNNVALAGQPHLVVDAGNGAASVLAPRLFEQLGCAVTPIFCEVDGNFPNHPPDPSRPENLQALIDRVAECGADLGVALDGDGDRVTLVSRSGRIAWADQLVMLLARDILGRHPGEPIVFDVKSSRSLAQLVSQYGGRPVMWKTGHAPMKTKMLETKAILGGELSGHIFIRDRWFGFDDGMYAAARILEIMALREQTLDELLDSLPRMESTPEILLPVEEREKFSLIDQLRERGDFAKADINTIDGLRIEFPDGWGLVRASNTTSALTLRFEAENAQALERIRTEVMDQLRRIAPAITVPNWQLVD
- the rpmB gene encoding 50S ribosomal protein L28, whose translation is MSKVCQVTGKRPVTGNNVSHAKNRTKRRFVPNLHSHRFWVESEKRFVKLRVSAKGMRVIDKKGIDAVLTELRTRGEKV
- the coaBC gene encoding bifunctional phosphopantothenoylcysteine decarboxylase/phosphopantothenate--cysteine ligase CoaBC, producing MSSLADKHIVLGISGGIAAYKSADLVRRLRERGAAVRVVMSAGAREFVQPLTYQALSGNPVHTDLLDPAAEAAMGHIELARWAELTLIAPASAQVMAKLACGMADDLLTTLCLASESPLALAPAMNQAMWRHPATVANAQTLRKRGVLFWGPAGGSQACGDVGPGRMLEPEELAQQAECLYTSSDCLNGKKVVVTSGPTREALDPVRYLSNHSSGKMGFALAAAARRAGAQVTLISGPVSLSTPAQVKRIDVVDAREMRDAAERAADLCDIFIGAAAVADFRPATAAGQKLKKQDCHDESSIALVKNPDIIAGIAARTTRRPFTVGFAAETQRVTQYAQSKLQRKNLDMIIANDVSRADGGFDSDQNAVTVIDRDGCQSLPLTLKTSLAKQLIEIIAAKAQHQ
- the rpmG gene encoding 50S ribosomal protein L33 → MREKIRLNSSAGTGHFYTTTKNKRNMPEKMEIKKYDPVVRKHVMYKEGKIK
- the radC gene encoding RadC family protein, yielding MKIKDWPKAERPREKLLARGAGALSDAELLAIFLRVGLPGVSAVDMARRLLGEFGGLRALLEVDRDRFCRARGLGNAKFAQLQAALEMARRHLAETVQLGSALGSPAALRDYLAMQLRHRRREVFCCLYLNNRRRVIAFEELFEGTLNAANVYPREVVQAALYRDAAAVILAHNHPSGSCEPSQADIWITERLVQALQLFDIPVLDHMIIGEGEALSFAEQGLL